The segment GTCCAACAAAAGTCTTTTCTAGTGTTCCTTATATAGCTTCTATTATATAAATTATCTTGTAACTTCATGTATATGTatggatatacttaaaaaatatacattaagatgcacagtataattcatatatatattgtagggacacgattttggTCAACCCGGTCCTGGACGGTCAGGCCCTGGCCCAagaagtcccacacaatgaattttgtagagtatgggctgaagAACTCGGTTCCAGTTGACTTAGACGGTTCGTTGCATGTTTTTAGCAGATGTAGAAACGTAAATCAAGAAAACGGATGTCAAAGTGGAAGTTTTATTCATGGCTATGTATTCATACAATGAATCCTTGCTTTTCTCCCTTCTCTCTCCTCCTTTCCCGTCCTCTTCATCTGAGGGactcttacatattatataggccctcttttatcatctgggccctacacttgttgatcatccaaacccccacttgagcacctgtcccatcagacgcccttaccagttctttgtgagttgcagtgacgaaggtaacactgttcaggggtcttctcttcattaatgcgaccaggggagtagttgtggtgcatttaatgtggtggtgacagcctttgCTGGGATATTTTGAGCCTTATTTCTTTTTACGTGTTTGGAGTGGGGGCTACAGTAACTGGGATGCATTATTGACCTGGACTTtggaatgtccgaggaggagttactcctcggacgtgtTTTCTTCGTCCCAGTTGGCTTGGGAAGGGATTATGGGCCgcgacgtctcctcggacagaatggtcctcggacgggcccaaggcccagccaacttgttattctgggccggtccccacatatataatttaaaatactattgatatatagtcattcttatattttgttaactctttagaAAATCAAGTAAGAATATTATGAggtagaaaatttaaattatctatatttaaaaaaaaattatgaattcttaatttttgatcttgtgaagcattttttttttctcaatttatttttgtggggcccaataatttatgggccaggcccacttgctcatggggagtccaaaggcccaagccgaaaaaggttatggcccaagctcaaaaatataagGCAAAAAATGGCCCgaagatgcagccgaggacagtttagtcctcggtAGACCCAAAGCTCCattgagaagaggggtaaaaaagaggtataggaacaaatctgaaagaagatctaaaatatcttgggaaagctacccttactacccttcccatataagactctgcacccaacagagccggattcttcggctttatcaaccatccccaacaattctgggattagactgatgggataAATATCAGTCTCGGagaggttgaccctacacgtggacgaaggacagcgaacacaggctagtataaaagaaaaagtaagtaaatcTGGAGGGGGGGCTGGGAAAGagggccaaaaaaaaagtagagcctcccatcccacctccaggagaaagactccatggGTGAAAATACCTTAACGATGTATGCACACCACAGAAAAagcccaccgccgggtaaccggaggaagaccttaatgctcctcggaccaagtccgaggagtccaacccctcaggatacgacgctatagggcttaaatgttcaaacccaacccccttttctacatgaattcctctaaaatcaggaccggaccatcgccccgtgatcaaaagcaagcctttcaagcccattctctacaaatcatattgtgagggatctttcaggtgcgagcccaacatcattattaggccgttaaataatcgtgtccctacaatttttttattttattttattttattattttttttatagttcattaattcgagactctttggtttttatactcaataactcacttggatgaatatttacgATGTAGTCCCACAATTGgctccaaaattaagaaataaaactctttagaaataaataatttaggatacatgacgcaaaattggacttcaattgtagaatctaagtggattttctctaaattttacctattaatatatactaattTGTAGCCCCATGCATATACATGTATATACTTAAAGCTAtataataagatgcataataatttctatatatatataatttaaatactattgatagtcatttttatattttgttaacttttaaaaaaaatttgtaaggatattattaggtataaaatgtaaattttccatttttttaaattattgtgaaacacttttttttttattttttatttttatgattcatttattctagactctttgatttttgtatttaataactcatttggatgaatatttatgatgtggtctcacatttgattctaaaattaagaaataaaactttttaagaataaataatttaggacacatggcacaaaattggaactctaatttggaattctaatttgagtttctctcagcttcacctgttattatatatatatatactagcttgtaactccatgcatatgcatagatatacttaaagatatacaataagatgcataatttaattcatatatatatatatatttatataatttaaatactatagGTGTGATAGGCCCAAtagtatatatctatatatatgttgggTCGGGGGCCCAATTCAAGGACATCTAGTAGTCTGAGGACGGGTAAACACTGTCATGGGAGTTTGCGTTAGTGAATGAAAGGGTGGAGTTTGGTCACAAGAGTCCAGGAAGTTAGTCTAAGGAGGAATGCCTCCTTGGCTAAGCAAAGCAGAGGTCTGAAGGTGTGGTCTGCCATTTAGGGCAACGTTTCAGGAGATTCTATTGATAAGGGTACACATCATGAAGGCACAGGGTAAAGGGGAACTATGAAATAtttaagagaaagctgctaccactgcattgaatgctctgtagctaactctctggccgcattaatgtggaagtgatacctgaacagtaattttcaaccttacagctactcccAGAGATTTCAAGAAGGTGTGGATGGGACAAGAATCAATGCCAGAAACTTGGTCTACATATGAAGGGtggagatgaaagaaggaagataatataaaagagaaagaatacaCTGAGGAGAAGGGATCAAAGAATCAAGAGAAAAATACTGTAGAAACAAGACCTggacttgtaatcaaattcaaaaaagatatatacaagaactgatctcctcggattgtgctgAGAACGATTTTCTTTAGACCAAATCAGTTTATCTTTGCTTTCTTGTCATCTGGGCCAACTGTAATTGTTGTCTAACTCATTAGAACCTAGTTTTCTAAcctattctctacaaattcattgtattaggctcTTTAGGCCTAAATCCTTTAATCCTTTGGGCTCTGGGAACTAAATtgggtccttacaattggcgccgacTGTGGGAATTTCTTGTGTTGTAGTGAGGTTTAACGTTCAGTTATGGTAGGTTCAGGTCTGAATCGAGAGGAATCTATGGGGTCCTAACGTTAAGATCATTTTCTCAATCTTAAACGAAGAAGGGATCAGGAAGTTAGTGTGCATACCACCCATACTAGTATGAGCCAGTCTCGAGGTGGGAGCCACGATCTCTCATGAGGAGAATACCAAAGCCATGCAATTGGAGATTGGTCATTTAAGGAAGAAGTTGCGCCGTGAGCGACGAAGACGAACTCCTTCCAATTCTGGCTCCTCCTCTATTGACGGTAGAGATGGCAGTTATAGGCCCAGGTCAAAGACTCTCCCCAGTGAGTCTTTCTCATGTGATGAGGACAATCCCCATGAGCGTAGGGATAAGGGCTCGTCTTGCAAAGGCCTGGGAAATGATGCTATGAGTAGAGTATTAAACCAAATTTCCAGATCACCTTTCACACACAGAATCGAAGGAGGAAAAATTCCTTGGCGGTTTGCTCAGCCAACAttcaccatgtacaatggtcgaacAGACCCTGTAGAACATGTGAGCCACTTCAACCAGAGGATGGTCGTTCACTCTAGGAATGAGACtttgatgtgtaaggtgttcCCATCTAGTCTGGGGCCtgtggcaatgagatggtttgatggtcTGAGGGAAGGTTTTATTAACTCCTTTAAGGAGCTCACTAGGGCATTTGGGGCTCGGTTTGTGACTTgcagtagggttcctcggccGTTAGATTCCCTGTTGTCTATGACCATGCGAGAAGGGGAGACCTTGAAAACGTACTCAAAcagatactgggagatgttcaatgagatcGATGGGGACTTTGATGATGTAGCCATAAGGACTTTTAAGGTTGGCTTACCTGCCGAGCATGATTTGAGAAAGTCGTTGACCAAGAAGCCTGTAAGAAGTGTGCGTCGGCTCATGGACCTTATTGACAAGTATAAACGGATCGAGGAAGACCAGCAACAAGGGAAGGGGAAGGCTAAGGTTATCCCTTAGGATaagagggatttcaggtcgaaCAGATACAACAATAATGGGCCTTGAAGAGACTTTGCTGGGCAGTTAGGGTCTATTGCTACCTAGGTGGTTGGCACAATGTTCAAGGAACCAGTGCATCAAGTCTTGGAAAAGATTAAGAATGAGCCATACTTTAGATGGCTAAACAAATGGGAGGAGATCCAATGAAGCGCAATCAAAGCCCTTCATTGTTAATACCACCAAGAGTGAGGACACACCACAGAAGATTGCAGAACTTTGTGGAATCATTTGGAACAGCTAGTCAGAGATGGAAAGTTAAAGCAATTTCTACATCAGCCTAGTGGGTAAAGCGGCCAGGCAGGATACAAATCTCAAAGAGATACTTCAAGGCCACCTTTAGGAACAATTAATGTCATCTTCACTGCTCCAGGGAGAACTGGTTCTCACCCCTTCAGGGTGATGTCTGTAGCTCAGCCACCTACCGAGGATTCTAACCCTGAGCCGAAGAGGGCTAGGATGGAGATCCGACCAGCATTGAGTTTCTCGGATGAGGACAAGGTTGGGACCATacagccacatgatgatgccctGGTTATCACCCTCAGGATagggggtatgatgtgaagagggtgttGGTGGATTAGGGCAGCGGGGCAGAGATTATGTACCCTGATTTGTACAAAAGGACTAAACCTGAAACCTGAggatttgacagcttatgatTCACCTTTGTTAGGCTTTGACAGGAAAGTTGTTGTTCCAAGGGGCCAAATTCGACTACCCATGCAAGCAGGATCAGAGGTGGTAGAGTGGACTTCATTGTAGTGGATGCTTATTCTCCCTACACAGCCATTGTAGCAAGACCCTAGCTTCATGCCCTAAGAGCCGTTTCTTCCACTCTGCATTTGAAAGTGAAATATCCGTCTAGGGATCAGATTGAGGAGTTAGTTGGGAGCCAATCCGTGGCTAGGCAGTGCTTGGTGGTTGTAATAATGCATCAGCCAGAAGTTAAGTCCTCGACCTCTGTTGAGaggggcttatagcaatcaaggactCCGGTGTTATCTACGGGCACGATGTCAAAAGGGGTAAAGCGTGAGAAGTtagaaaaaattgttattgatgatgatttggaaaagttctttcaggtcggaccTCAGCTGCCTCTTCGAGAGAAGGAAGATGATGCGAATCTCAATTGACACGCTTTGAGacacaacaaaaatattggaatacttgcctaagaaagctaaaattcagatttttgatagaaaccctGACCCAACGTTTATAATCGAAACGCGAACCGAAGGTATAAGTGTAACActttgacccaatgattataattgaatcacgaaccaaatgtataaagtttgaacgccacaaggaagaatccctgataagttcacagttcttgaagaaccaaaagaagagcaaagcctcacctttttttctgatttttattcaatgattcctctctattacaatgagtgcatgttatttataagacatgactgaaaatagaaaatctaaaaacgtactaaataataaaaccctaattaAAAGTTGATTTGAACTGAAATTAGcaaatccaaaataggaaaatagctaaaaaacgttctaaataataaaagcctaaaattaaggtagatcTAGTTCGAAATTAGAAGCTccagaataggaaaaatatctattaattgATATGGAGCTGGAAAATCAATCAGCCATTAATCCACGCCATAAATCAAACCCAATTAAGTCAAATCAGCCCTCAATagcttgaattaaatttattacgccttcatcttcctttgggcCCAGCTTGGAATGTCCCGCGTTTGAATTAGCCTaaatctcttgaatcagcccattaagtgtgtctttgatcttcttggatcttgctt is part of the Quercus robur chromosome 9, dhQueRobu3.1, whole genome shotgun sequence genome and harbors:
- the LOC126700791 gene encoding uncharacterized protein LOC126700791, with translation MQLEIGHLRKKLRRERRRRTPSNSGSSSIDGRDGSYRPRSKTLPSESFSCDEDNPHERRDKGSSCKGLGNDAMSRVLNQISRSPFTHRIEGGKIPWRFAQPTFTMYNGRTDPVEHVSHFNQRMVVHSRNETLMCKVFPSSLGPVAMRWFDGLREGFINSFKELTRAFGARFVTCSRVPRPLDSLLSMTMREGETLKTYSNRYWEMFNEIDGDFDDVAIRTFKVGLPAEHDLRKSLTKKPVRSVRRLMDLIDKYKRIEEDQQQGKGKAKVIP